A window from Variovorax sp. PBL-E5 encodes these proteins:
- the rfbC gene encoding dTDP-4-dehydrorhamnose 3,5-epimerase: METQALGLAGLFVIAPDVSADANGRYSYYYSERAFAEAGAASHYVQEHASFYPQRHTVRGLHFQKPPHAQHKVVRVARGRIWDVCVDVRRGSPTYGWHAAVELAAGDWRQLHVPPGFAHGFCTLEPDCEIVFRLTDYNDRAFAGGLRWNDPALGIDWPCGDAPGFVFPVDREWPLLDTLDSPFHAGDMPQ; encoded by the coding sequence ATGGAGACGCAAGCACTCGGCCTCGCAGGCCTGTTCGTCATCGCGCCCGATGTGAGCGCCGACGCGAACGGCCGCTACAGCTACTACTACAGCGAGCGTGCGTTCGCCGAGGCCGGCGCGGCATCGCACTACGTGCAGGAGCACGCCTCCTTCTATCCGCAGCGCCATACCGTGCGCGGCCTGCATTTCCAGAAGCCGCCGCACGCGCAGCACAAGGTGGTGCGGGTCGCGCGCGGCCGCATCTGGGATGTGTGCGTCGATGTCCGGCGCGGTTCGCCGACCTATGGCTGGCATGCGGCGGTGGAACTCGCCGCCGGCGACTGGCGGCAGCTGCATGTGCCGCCGGGTTTCGCGCACGGCTTCTGCACGCTCGAGCCTGATTGCGAAATCGTGTTCCGGCTCACTGATTACAACGACCGTGCCTTCGCCGGCGGCCTGCGCTGGAACGACCCCGCGCTCGGCATCGACTGGCCCTGCGGCGATGCGCCGGGCTTCGTCTTCCCGGTGGACCGTGAATGGCCGCTGCTCGACACACTGGATTCACCCTTCCACGCTGGAGACATGCCGCAATGA
- a CDS encoding pyridoxamine 5'-phosphate oxidase family protein, with amino-acid sequence MSDARMTTAQRFLDALAAPQGTGADALMPLLHPDVRLMRLGKTVDGTAAVIDELRQGANGELSRRLQWQAPQPVVDSVVRLVGERRPGERDRGLVVTLGFDGDAIALVQQQRTPPPPPDAQPLVLPASLKRMIDHALVERHPMLVAYSDPEGQPVLSFRGSVQAYGDDQLAMWIRSPDGAFIRAIRHNPKLALVYRNEETKATYNFQGRARVSDLGSDRRRVFDASPEAERGHDFAMLGVVVLVDLDRVEGYAGLGPAGQVDQIRLVRGTVPN; translated from the coding sequence ATGAGCGATGCACGCATGACGACGGCGCAGCGCTTTCTGGACGCGCTGGCCGCGCCGCAGGGCACTGGGGCCGACGCGCTGATGCCCTTGCTCCATCCGGACGTTCGCCTGATGCGCCTGGGCAAGACCGTGGACGGCACGGCCGCGGTGATCGACGAACTGCGGCAGGGCGCGAATGGCGAGCTGTCGCGCCGTCTGCAATGGCAGGCGCCGCAGCCGGTGGTGGACAGCGTGGTGCGTCTTGTCGGCGAGCGGCGCCCCGGCGAGCGCGATCGCGGCCTGGTCGTCACGCTCGGCTTCGACGGCGATGCGATCGCGCTGGTGCAGCAACAGCGCACCCCACCGCCACCGCCCGATGCGCAGCCGCTCGTGCTGCCGGCGTCGCTCAAGCGAATGATCGACCACGCGCTGGTCGAGCGCCATCCGATGCTGGTCGCCTACAGCGATCCCGAAGGCCAGCCGGTGCTGAGCTTTCGCGGCTCGGTGCAGGCTTACGGCGACGACCAACTCGCGATGTGGATCCGCAGCCCCGACGGCGCCTTCATCCGTGCGATCCGCCACAACCCGAAGCTGGCGCTGGTCTACCGCAACGAGGAGACCAAGGCGACCTACAACTTCCAGGGCCGTGCGCGCGTGAGCGATCTCGGGAGCGATCGCCGGCGCGTCTTCGATGCATCGCCCGAGGCCGAGCGCGGCCACGATTTCGCGATGCTCGGCGTGGTGGTGCTGGTGGACCTGGACCGGGTCGAAGGCTATGCGGGCCTCGGTCCGGCGGGGCAGGTCGACCAGATCCGGCTGGTGCGCGGCACGGTGCCGAACTGA
- a CDS encoding Bug family tripartite tricarboxylate transporter substrate binding protein gives MSDSTSTTRRTTLKGLAAGAFWLAADRALAQDDKAAITVLVGAASSMDFTARMIADQLTESLGRPAITLSKLGAGQRIALAEARHAAPDGRTLLFATNGPFCIYPHIYTRLDYDPDRDFTPIAGVSNFDVAVATGPATGAQDMKQMIAWAKAKGKDAVFGSAPGNGSLSQFFGISISLATHTPMEHVPYKDSGVGIIDLAAGRLPMMITGLQPLVEMHKNGKIRILAVSGEQRSPLVPEVPTLKETGINLSSSTTTGLFGPARMSPKLVATLHDALAPMFTKPATLEKMRQQGMTPAYTDGKTLAASLVSERKHFGMLVKASGYVPQET, from the coding sequence GTGAGTGACTCCACCTCGACGACGCGCCGCACCACGCTCAAGGGCCTCGCGGCCGGCGCATTCTGGCTGGCTGCCGACCGTGCGCTCGCGCAGGACGACAAGGCGGCCATCACGGTGCTGGTCGGCGCCGCTTCGTCGATGGACTTCACGGCCCGCATGATCGCCGACCAGCTGACCGAATCGCTCGGCCGCCCTGCCATCACGCTGAGCAAGCTCGGCGCCGGGCAGCGCATCGCGCTGGCCGAGGCGCGGCACGCGGCGCCCGACGGCCGCACCCTGCTGTTCGCGACCAACGGCCCGTTCTGCATCTATCCGCACATCTACACCCGGCTCGACTACGACCCCGACCGCGACTTCACGCCGATCGCGGGCGTCTCGAACTTCGACGTCGCCGTCGCCACCGGCCCGGCCACCGGCGCGCAGGACATGAAGCAGATGATCGCCTGGGCCAAGGCCAAGGGAAAGGACGCGGTGTTCGGCTCCGCGCCCGGCAATGGCTCGCTGTCGCAGTTCTTCGGCATCTCGATCTCGCTCGCGACGCACACGCCGATGGAGCACGTGCCTTACAAGGACAGCGGCGTGGGCATCATCGACCTGGCTGCGGGCCGGCTGCCGATGATGATCACCGGCTTGCAGCCGCTGGTCGAGATGCACAAGAACGGCAAGATCAGGATCCTCGCCGTCTCGGGCGAACAGCGCTCGCCGCTGGTGCCCGAGGTGCCGACGCTGAAGGAGACCGGCATCAACCTGAGCAGTTCCACGACGACCGGCCTGTTCGGCCCGGCGCGCATGTCGCCCAAGCTGGTCGCCACACTGCACGACGCGCTCGCGCCGATGTTCACCAAGCCCGCGACGCTCGAGAAGATGAGGCAGCAGGGCATGACGCCGGCCTACACCGACGGCAAGACGCTCGCGGCCTCGCTGGTGTCGGAGCGAAAGCATTTCGGGATGCTGGTGAAGGCGAGCGGCTACGTGCCGCAGGAAACCTGA
- a CDS encoding Bug family tripartite tricarboxylate transporter substrate binding protein — MITRRATLHGLAAGAAAMIAGPALAQDDKSPVTLLVGAASSMDFTARLIAEQLREPLGRPVIVLSKLGAGGRVALQELKRSAPDGRTLMFSTSSPFAIYPNIYTKLDYDPVTDFTPIAGVCWFDVGIATGPSTGVTDIHQLIGWAKTRTQEGASVVYGAAPGAGSSSHFAGIAMALASGVPMTPVQYKDSGVGIVDLAAGRLPIMITGTSPLVEMHKSGKIRLLAVSGEQRSPLVPEVPTLKESGLDITIQNSAGLYAPAKMPRDMVERLYGAVMPMLQKADMRDKMIGQGMAPSPMNGSQLAASLAGERKRYAALVKASGYVPEAL; from the coding sequence ATGATCACACGCCGAGCAACCCTTCATGGCCTGGCTGCAGGCGCTGCCGCGATGATCGCCGGACCCGCGCTGGCGCAGGACGACAAGTCACCGGTCACGCTGCTGGTCGGTGCCGCATCGTCGATGGACTTCACTGCGCGGCTCATTGCCGAACAGCTGCGCGAGCCGCTGGGCCGCCCGGTCATCGTGCTGAGCAAGCTCGGCGCGGGCGGTCGCGTGGCGTTGCAGGAGCTCAAGCGCTCGGCACCCGACGGCCGCACGCTGATGTTCTCCACCAGCAGCCCGTTCGCGATCTATCCGAACATCTACACCAAGCTGGACTACGACCCCGTGACCGACTTCACGCCGATCGCAGGCGTCTGCTGGTTCGATGTCGGGATCGCCACCGGGCCGTCGACCGGCGTCACCGACATCCACCAACTCATCGGCTGGGCCAAGACCCGAACCCAGGAAGGCGCCAGCGTCGTCTACGGCGCGGCGCCCGGCGCGGGCTCGTCGTCGCACTTCGCCGGCATCGCCATGGCGCTGGCCAGCGGCGTGCCGATGACGCCGGTGCAGTACAAGGACAGCGGCGTCGGCATCGTCGACCTGGCGGCCGGCCGGCTGCCGATCATGATCACCGGCACGAGTCCGTTGGTCGAGATGCACAAGTCCGGCAAGATCCGCCTGCTCGCGGTGTCGGGCGAGCAGCGATCGCCCCTCGTGCCCGAGGTGCCGACGCTGAAGGAGTCCGGCCTCGACATCACCATCCAGAACTCCGCCGGCCTCTATGCGCCCGCGAAGATGCCGCGCGACATGGTGGAGCGTCTCTACGGTGCGGTGATGCCGATGCTGCAGAAGGCCGACATGCGCGACAAGATGATCGGGCAGGGCATGGCGCCTTCGCCGATGAATGGCAGCCAGCTCGCGGCCTCGCTGGCGGGCGAGCGCAAGCGCTACGCGGCCCTGGTGAAGGCCAGCGGCTACGTGCCGGAGGCGCTGTGA
- a CDS encoding Bug family tripartite tricarboxylate transporter substrate binding protein, which yields MSHEDPESRGRREALRALGAGALALAAGGARAEDDKSPIRMLCGISAGSGNDFTARLVADSMREALGRPVVVDNKPGAGQRIALGELKRAAPDGRTLILCTTGPFTIYPHIYKKLDYDPVKDFTPIGAVASFDVGIASGPLTHATTIQQQLAMARSDKSLAAFGSPGNGSLSHFVGIATGIATGIQFTHVPYKDSGTSVVDLASGRLPMLITGVSQLVEMHRSGRIRILAVSGAQRSPSLPDVPTLKESGIDVSNTTTCGVYGPAGMAPELVQRFNAAAVAAVQGQEARDKLLKFLFAPAPSSAQALSTLMAGEDREFARLVKLSGYQPE from the coding sequence GTGTCGCACGAAGACCCCGAAAGCCGCGGGCGCCGCGAGGCCTTGCGCGCTTTGGGCGCGGGTGCACTGGCACTCGCGGCCGGCGGCGCGCGCGCCGAGGACGACAAGTCGCCGATCCGCATGCTGTGCGGCATCTCGGCCGGCTCGGGCAACGACTTCACCGCGCGCCTGGTGGCCGACAGCATGCGCGAGGCGCTGGGCCGCCCGGTGGTGGTGGACAACAAGCCGGGCGCCGGCCAGCGCATCGCGCTCGGCGAGCTCAAGCGTGCGGCGCCGGACGGGCGCACGCTCATCCTGTGCACCACCGGGCCTTTCACCATCTATCCGCACATCTACAAGAAGCTCGACTACGACCCGGTCAAGGACTTCACGCCGATCGGTGCGGTGGCCTCCTTCGACGTCGGCATCGCCAGCGGTCCGCTGACGCATGCGACGACCATTCAGCAGCAACTGGCGATGGCGCGCAGCGACAAGTCGCTCGCGGCCTTCGGCTCGCCGGGCAATGGCTCGCTGTCGCATTTCGTCGGCATCGCCACGGGCATCGCGACCGGGATCCAGTTCACGCATGTGCCCTACAAGGACAGCGGCACCTCGGTGGTGGATCTGGCCAGCGGCCGGCTGCCGATGCTGATCACCGGCGTGAGCCAGCTGGTCGAGATGCACAGGTCGGGCCGCATCCGCATCCTGGCGGTGTCGGGCGCGCAGCGCTCGCCTTCGCTGCCCGACGTGCCCACGCTGAAGGAAAGCGGCATCGACGTCAGCAACACCACGACCTGCGGCGTCTACGGACCCGCGGGCATGGCGCCGGAACTCGTGCAGCGCTTCAATGCGGCCGCGGTGGCTGCGGTGCAGGGCCAGGAGGCGCGCGACAAGCTGCTGAAGTTCCTGTTCGCGCCGGCGCCGTCGAGCGCGCAGGCTTTGTCGACGCTGATGGCCGGCGAGGACCGCGAATTCGCGCGGCTGGTGAAATTGAGCGGCTACCAGCCGGAGTGA
- a CDS encoding Rieske 2Fe-2S domain-containing protein, with translation MKAGKDSEELTRVGPGTVMGNFMRQYWIPAAKSSELGVDGTPMRLLLLGEKLVAFRDSSGRVGVMDHQCPHRCASLVLGRNEEDGIRCIYHGWKFDVDGNCVDMPSVPPSQDFKEKVKARAYKAVDRNGILWVYMGEHQDAPPPMPMVEATLLEEHEVDLFFMQRACNWMQALEGDIDTSHFGFLHVGHLDPDNVPEGHPLQHTASERAPEYHVQDTPWGTTYGAYRTVRPETIYWRFANYMFPFWTQTPQGEFPRNIQARAWVPLDDEHVMMIFWRQRSSMPGSGAPLKDGKPLAGSKPQPDFLPVSTEWLGRYRIKANESNDWLIDREAQRTGRIYSGIDHIGSQDQAVTESMGPITDHSKEHLGPGDLMIARTRRRALQAARAFRDGAPAPGIATPEVMMAARSGYFEMHQSVDWQKAYADMMRTAQRAPKAPKVPAESAMAK, from the coding sequence ATGAAGGCAGGCAAAGACAGCGAGGAACTGACCCGGGTCGGTCCGGGCACGGTGATGGGCAACTTCATGCGCCAGTACTGGATACCGGCGGCCAAGTCGAGCGAGCTCGGCGTCGACGGTACGCCGATGCGTCTGCTGCTGCTGGGCGAGAAACTGGTTGCGTTCCGCGACAGCAGCGGCCGCGTCGGCGTGATGGACCACCAGTGCCCGCACCGCTGCGCGTCGCTGGTGCTGGGGCGCAACGAGGAAGACGGCATCCGCTGCATCTACCACGGCTGGAAGTTCGATGTCGACGGCAACTGCGTCGACATGCCCAGCGTGCCGCCGAGCCAGGACTTCAAGGAGAAGGTGAAGGCGCGCGCCTACAAGGCGGTCGACCGCAACGGCATCCTCTGGGTCTACATGGGCGAGCACCAGGACGCGCCGCCGCCGATGCCGATGGTCGAGGCCACGCTGCTCGAAGAGCACGAGGTGGATCTGTTCTTCATGCAGCGCGCCTGCAACTGGATGCAGGCGCTGGAAGGCGACATCGACACTTCGCACTTCGGCTTCCTGCACGTCGGCCACCTCGATCCGGACAACGTGCCCGAAGGCCATCCGCTGCAGCACACGGCGAGCGAGCGCGCACCCGAATACCACGTGCAGGACACGCCCTGGGGCACCACCTACGGCGCCTACCGCACCGTGCGGCCCGAGACCATCTACTGGCGCTTCGCCAACTACATGTTCCCGTTCTGGACGCAGACGCCGCAGGGCGAATTCCCGCGCAACATCCAGGCCCGCGCCTGGGTGCCGCTGGACGACGAGCACGTGATGATGATCTTCTGGCGCCAGCGCAGCAGCATGCCCGGCAGCGGCGCGCCGCTGAAGGACGGCAAGCCGCTGGCCGGCTCCAAGCCGCAGCCGGATTTCCTGCCGGTCTCCACCGAGTGGCTGGGCCGCTACCGCATCAAGGCCAACGAGTCGAACGACTGGCTGATCGACCGCGAAGCGCAGCGCACCGGCCGCATCTATTCGGGCATCGACCACATCGGTTCGCAGGACCAGGCCGTGACCGAGAGCATGGGGCCGATCACCGACCATTCGAAGGAACACCTCGGCCCCGGCGACCTGATGATCGCCCGCACGCGGCGCCGCGCGCTGCAGGCCGCGCGCGCCTTTCGCGACGGCGCGCCGGCGCCGGGCATCGCCACGCCCGAGGTCATGATGGCGGCGCGCAGCGGCTACTTCGAGATGCACCAGTCGGTCGATTGGCAGAAGGCTTATGCCGACATGATGCGCACCGCGCAGCGCGCGCCCAAGGCGCCCAAGGTGCCGGCCGAATCGGCGATGGCGAAGTAG
- a CDS encoding PDR/VanB family oxidoreductase: MRTAPAQTLRLRLIGIRYAAHGIHLLEFGRPDGAAPLPAFTPGAHVDLHLANGLVRPYSLVNPPEDSERYVVAVKRDPASRGGSAFVHEVLRVGAELEVGVPRNNFELHAGSAQAVFIAGGIGITPIACMVDRLRRDGRSWELHYSVRERREAAFVEELGDDRVHLHVDAESAGALLDIAAIVAAAPADAHLYCCGPAPMLDAFEAAAGGRPPACVHVERFAPVAPGATGGGYTVRLAASKRSIPVAPGRTILEALREAGVEVQASCEQGICGTCETRVLGGLPDHRDSLLSAEERKSNRVMMICCSGSLGGELVLDL; encoded by the coding sequence ATGCGCACCGCACCGGCGCAAACGCTGCGACTGCGCCTCATCGGCATCCGCTACGCGGCGCACGGCATTCACCTCCTCGAGTTCGGCCGGCCCGACGGCGCCGCGCCGCTGCCGGCCTTCACACCCGGCGCACACGTCGATCTGCATCTGGCCAACGGCCTGGTGCGCCCCTATTCGCTGGTGAATCCACCCGAAGACAGTGAACGCTACGTGGTCGCGGTCAAGCGCGACCCCGCGAGCCGCGGCGGCTCGGCCTTCGTGCACGAGGTACTGCGCGTCGGTGCGGAGCTGGAGGTTGGCGTGCCGCGCAACAACTTCGAGCTGCACGCAGGCTCGGCGCAGGCGGTCTTCATCGCCGGCGGCATCGGCATCACGCCGATCGCCTGCATGGTGGACCGGCTGCGCCGCGACGGGCGCTCGTGGGAACTGCACTACAGCGTGCGCGAGCGCAGGGAAGCGGCCTTCGTCGAGGAACTGGGCGACGATCGCGTGCATCTCCATGTCGATGCCGAAAGCGCTGGCGCGCTGCTCGACATCGCGGCCATCGTTGCCGCGGCGCCTGCGGATGCGCATCTGTACTGCTGCGGTCCGGCACCGATGCTCGATGCCTTCGAGGCCGCGGCCGGCGGCCGGCCGCCGGCCTGCGTGCATGTCGAGCGCTTCGCGCCGGTCGCGCCCGGTGCCACCGGGGGCGGCTACACCGTGCGGCTTGCGGCCTCGAAGCGCAGCATCCCCGTCGCACCGGGCCGGACGATCCTCGAAGCGCTGCGCGAGGCCGGCGTCGAAGTCCAGGCCTCGTGCGAACAGGGCATCTGCGGCACCTGCGAGACGCGCGTGCTCGGCGGCTTGCCGGACCATCGCGACAGCCTGTTGTCCGCCGAAGAAAGAAAGAGCAACCGCGTGATGATGATCTGCTGCTCGGGCAGTCTGGGCGGCGAACTCGTGCTCGACCTCTGA
- a CDS encoding protocatechuate 3,4-dioxygenase, producing the protein MAKIVLGIGSSHTPMLNAPLADWTRFIERDRARAHLDKAGNPVSYDELAKIAGDSIAPELRPEVLAQRHAAAAAQVEKLAGVLRRAELDTLIIVGDDQKELYDTDNLPSVLVYHGNSIRNVPLHTNHPGPDWSRAAAARYYERETPKDYPVDTELANHLIGQLVEREFDVSVADTIADGYGEGHAFGFVHNRLLNGATVPVVPIFLNTYYPPNQPTPQRCHRLGQELRRAVESLPRDARVGVIASGGLSHFTIDEEFDGRIIRALRERDAQALHDLPRRQLNSGNSEIRNWICMAGAVEHLALDSLEYIPAYRTPAGTGTGLCFAVWN; encoded by the coding sequence ATGGCCAAGATCGTCCTCGGCATCGGTTCGTCGCACACGCCGATGCTCAATGCGCCCCTCGCGGACTGGACCCGCTTCATCGAACGCGACCGGGCGCGCGCCCATCTCGACAAGGCCGGCAATCCGGTGAGCTACGACGAGCTCGCGAAGATCGCCGGCGACAGCATCGCGCCCGAGCTGCGTCCCGAGGTGCTGGCCCAGCGCCATGCGGCCGCGGCGGCGCAGGTCGAGAAGCTGGCCGGCGTGCTGCGGCGCGCCGAGCTCGACACGCTGATCATCGTCGGCGACGATCAGAAAGAGCTCTACGACACCGACAACCTGCCCTCGGTGCTGGTCTACCACGGCAACAGCATCCGCAACGTGCCGCTGCACACCAACCATCCCGGCCCCGACTGGTCGCGTGCCGCGGCCGCGCGCTACTACGAGCGCGAGACGCCGAAGGACTATCCGGTCGACACCGAACTGGCGAACCATCTGATCGGCCAGCTGGTGGAGCGCGAGTTCGACGTCTCGGTGGCCGACACGATCGCCGACGGCTACGGCGAAGGCCATGCCTTCGGCTTCGTGCACAACCGCCTGCTCAACGGCGCGACGGTGCCGGTGGTGCCGATCTTCCTCAATACCTACTACCCGCCGAACCAGCCGACGCCGCAGCGCTGCCACCGGCTCGGCCAGGAACTGCGAAGGGCGGTGGAAAGCCTGCCGCGCGATGCCCGCGTGGGCGTGATCGCTTCGGGCGGCCTGAGCCACTTCACCATCGACGAAGAATTCGATGGCCGCATCATCCGTGCGCTGCGCGAACGCGATGCGCAGGCGCTCCACGACCTGCCGCGCAGACAGCTCAACTCGGGCAACTCCGAGATCCGCAACTGGATCTGCATGGCCGGCGCGGTCGAGCATCTGGCGCTGGATTCGCTCGAATACATTCCGGCCTATCGCACGCCGGCCGGCACGGGAACGGGTCTGTGCTTCGCGGTCTGGAACTGA